One segment of Aquimarina sp. BL5 DNA contains the following:
- the recJ gene encoding single-stranded-DNA-specific exonuclease RecJ, which translates to MRWTLKPQLDTAIINNLAEALNVDVIIASLLVQRGIETYDQAKKFFRPSLEDLLDPFLMKDMDRAVSRIDNAISDHENIMVYGDYDVDGTTSVALMSSYLETISSQVTTYIPDRYAEGYGVSYQGIDYASDNDISLIIALDCGIKAVEKVAYAKSKGIDFIICDHHRPGDTIPDAAAVLDPKREDCEYPYKELCGCGVGFKLIQALAIKKGQTIDDLLVYLDLVATAIGADIVPITGENRVLAYFGLQVINQSPRTGFKAMLSQVKKEILTITDVVFILAPRINAAGRMKHGLHAVNLLKEENPEIALQYASEIETYNSDRKDADKSITEEALVQIIQNSEEDKYTTVVYDENWHKGVIGIVASRLTETYYRPTLVFTKSGEKLAASARSVKGFDVYNALDACSDYIEQFGGHKYAAGLTLKEENYEVFKQKFEETVLSTIDKKLLTPEILIDEIIELDQITPKFFRILKQFAPFGPGNMTPVFMTENVKDTGYAKCVGADDKHLKCKVQKNGLAFGVIGFNLGPKLDLIKGSKSVKVAYTIDENEWNGTVSLQLKLKDII; encoded by the coding sequence ATGAGATGGACCCTAAAACCACAACTAGACACTGCAATTATCAACAACTTAGCAGAAGCTCTGAATGTAGATGTTATAATTGCTTCTTTATTGGTCCAAAGAGGAATTGAAACCTATGATCAAGCCAAAAAGTTTTTTCGTCCTTCATTAGAAGATTTGCTTGATCCTTTTTTAATGAAGGATATGGATAGGGCAGTTTCCAGAATTGATAACGCTATATCTGATCACGAAAATATTATGGTATATGGAGATTATGATGTAGATGGGACTACTTCTGTTGCATTAATGTCTTCATATTTAGAAACTATTTCATCGCAAGTTACTACCTATATTCCGGATCGTTATGCAGAAGGGTATGGTGTTTCTTATCAAGGGATTGACTACGCTTCTGATAATGATATTTCATTGATTATTGCGTTAGATTGTGGTATCAAAGCGGTAGAAAAAGTGGCGTATGCAAAATCCAAAGGAATTGATTTCATAATCTGCGATCATCACCGACCAGGAGATACAATCCCAGATGCAGCTGCAGTGCTGGACCCTAAAAGAGAAGATTGTGAATATCCTTATAAAGAACTATGTGGTTGCGGAGTAGGTTTTAAATTAATACAAGCTCTTGCTATTAAAAAAGGCCAAACTATAGATGATTTGTTAGTGTATTTAGACTTAGTTGCTACCGCTATCGGAGCAGATATTGTTCCGATCACTGGAGAAAATAGGGTGCTGGCATATTTTGGTTTACAAGTTATTAATCAAAGCCCTAGAACAGGCTTTAAGGCAATGCTTTCACAAGTTAAAAAAGAGATCTTAACAATTACGGACGTAGTATTTATACTGGCTCCCAGAATTAATGCGGCAGGAAGAATGAAACACGGATTGCATGCTGTGAATCTTCTTAAGGAAGAAAATCCTGAAATTGCATTACAGTATGCTTCAGAAATAGAAACGTATAATAGTGATCGAAAAGATGCTGATAAGAGTATCACTGAAGAAGCTTTGGTACAAATAATCCAAAACTCAGAAGAAGATAAATATACCACCGTAGTATATGATGAGAATTGGCATAAAGGCGTAATTGGGATCGTTGCGTCCAGACTTACAGAAACCTATTATCGTCCAACGTTGGTTTTTACCAAAAGCGGAGAGAAACTTGCGGCTTCTGCAAGATCTGTTAAAGGTTTTGATGTATACAATGCTTTGGATGCTTGCTCGGACTATATAGAACAATTTGGAGGTCATAAATATGCAGCCGGATTGACCCTGAAAGAAGAAAACTATGAGGTGTTTAAGCAAAAATTTGAAGAAACTGTACTATCTACTATTGATAAGAAGTTACTAACTCCAGAAATTCTGATAGATGAAATTATAGAATTGGATCAGATCACACCAAAGTTTTTTAGAATTCTGAAACAGTTTGCGCCATTTGGTCCAGGAAATATGACACCAGTTTTTATGACAGAAAATGTAAAGGATACAGGATATGCTAAATGTGTTGGTGCTGATGATAAACATCTGAAATGTAAAGTACAAAAAAATGGATTAGCTTTTGGTGTTATTGGTTTTAACCTCGGACCAAAACTTGATTTGATAAAGGGATCAAAAAGTGTCAAGGTTGCTTATACAATTGATGAAAATGAATGGAATGGCACTGTATCCCTACAATTAAAGCTTAAAGATATAATTTAA
- a CDS encoding alpha/beta fold hydrolase encodes MKKLSLLLLIAVIVFGCKPYQDTKIRKGQMTYEEFRAEQRSFPTEDGIIKYIDKGNGPAIVLLHGIPTSGWLYRKMIDPLVAGGYRVIVPDMLGYGSSDSPEGYKIYSEKEHAKRLLALMDGLGIEYWSHVMHDVGGVWTWELFNQAPKRIEELIVLNTLLYEEGFYPPIRFSPGPAAKAAMWSYRNGVTTNTLLKSLFKEGLKENKLNEIDVEGYKTPLLEGKTDGMYYFFTRTCNYFPDYSLVFESIDIPVAVIWGIHDTMLQWTPQQTRVTNALKIDEADIHFIDEKHFIQETKAEEISYKILDFLR; translated from the coding sequence ATGAAGAAGCTTTCTTTATTACTTCTAATTGCAGTAATCGTTTTTGGGTGCAAACCGTATCAAGATACCAAAATCAGAAAAGGTCAGATGACCTATGAAGAATTTAGAGCAGAACAGCGATCTTTTCCCACAGAAGATGGCATCATCAAATATATTGACAAAGGAAACGGACCCGCAATCGTACTACTTCATGGAATTCCTACTTCTGGCTGGTTATATCGTAAAATGATCGATCCATTAGTTGCTGGAGGATACCGTGTTATTGTTCCAGATATGTTAGGATATGGTTCTAGCGATTCTCCTGAAGGATATAAAATCTATAGTGAAAAAGAGCATGCCAAACGACTGCTAGCACTGATGGATGGACTTGGTATTGAGTATTGGTCTCACGTTATGCACGATGTAGGTGGAGTATGGACCTGGGAACTTTTTAATCAAGCCCCTAAAAGAATCGAAGAATTAATTGTGTTAAATACCTTATTATACGAAGAGGGTTTTTATCCTCCGATACGATTTAGTCCTGGTCCTGCAGCCAAAGCTGCGATGTGGTCCTATAGAAATGGAGTAACTACCAATACCTTATTAAAAAGCTTATTCAAAGAAGGATTAAAAGAAAATAAATTAAATGAAATTGATGTAGAAGGTTATAAAACTCCTTTGTTAGAAGGAAAAACCGATGGCATGTACTATTTCTTTACAAGAACATGTAATTACTTTCCCGACTACTCCTTAGTATTTGAAAGTATCGATATTCCCGTTGCTGTAATTTGGGGAATTCACGATACCATGCTACAGTGGACTCCACAACAAACTAGAGTAACCAATGCGCTTAAGATAGATGAAGCAGATATTCATTTTATCGATGAAAAACACTTTATCCAAGAAACAAAAGCAGAAGAAATCTCTTATAAAATTCTAGACTTTCTTAGATAA
- a CDS encoding serine hydrolase translates to MVFTKQVISSVLITFSSFISFSQDNFDKEKDINALMNECLVDKGKKPVHNFLLYAENAETEFQINTGVGEVKRKSRYVNETYQFNIASITKTLVATIILQMEEEGKLKIEDKAEKYLGTLEFIDFKNLHILNKTSYSDDIDIKMLLNHTSGIADVFIDKAIRFNLSVLLNPKKQYTAKKFFEKYYKYGLNKKPHNAPGKGYYYSDINYMLLGFIIEELSGETLAQVIRKRILEPLQMQNTYFEFYEPIKGNGKRIDAFLNRINITKKVNTSYEWAGGGLVSTTEDMANFVKALFKLRLFKHKQALNKMIDCSDTEKFNKNYGLGIFKYEIKGITFYGHGGFYGSFLAYAPKEGLLISANVNQANPPFNSMEVISKLVSILHKNQI, encoded by the coding sequence ATGGTATTTACTAAACAGGTTATTAGCTCGGTATTAATTACTTTTTCAAGCTTCATTAGCTTTTCCCAAGATAATTTTGACAAGGAAAAAGATATTAACGCATTAATGAACGAATGCTTGGTAGATAAAGGAAAAAAACCAGTTCATAATTTTCTGTTGTATGCTGAAAATGCTGAGACAGAATTTCAAATTAATACTGGAGTAGGTGAAGTTAAAAGAAAAAGCAGATATGTTAATGAAACCTATCAATTCAATATTGCTAGCATCACCAAAACTCTAGTTGCTACTATTATTCTTCAAATGGAAGAAGAAGGCAAATTGAAAATTGAAGATAAAGCTGAAAAGTATTTAGGCACTTTAGAGTTTATTGATTTCAAAAATTTACACATACTGAATAAAACTTCCTATTCAGATGATATCGATATAAAAATGTTACTTAATCACACTTCGGGAATTGCAGATGTATTTATTGATAAAGCGATTAGATTTAATCTAAGTGTATTACTAAACCCTAAGAAACAGTATACGGCAAAAAAGTTTTTTGAAAAATATTACAAATATGGTCTAAATAAGAAACCTCATAACGCTCCTGGAAAAGGATATTACTATTCTGATATTAATTATATGCTGTTAGGGTTTATTATCGAAGAATTGAGTGGAGAAACACTCGCACAGGTAATTCGAAAAAGAATCCTGGAACCTCTCCAGATGCAAAACACTTATTTCGAATTTTACGAACCTATAAAAGGCAACGGTAAGCGGATTGATGCTTTTCTGAATAGGATCAATATCACAAAAAAAGTAAACACCTCATATGAATGGGCTGGAGGTGGTCTAGTCTCTACTACAGAAGATATGGCGAATTTTGTAAAAGCATTATTTAAACTTAGGTTATTTAAACATAAACAAGCCCTAAACAAAATGATTGACTGCTCTGATACCGAAAAATTTAACAAAAACTATGGATTAGGAATTTTTAAATATGAGATTAAAGGAATAACATTTTATGGTCACGGAGGGTTTTACGGTTCATTTTTGGCCTATGCTCCTAAAGAAGGATTGTTGATTTCTGCTAATGTTAATCAGGCAAATCCGCCGTTTAATAGCATGGAAGTAATTAGTAAATTGGTCAGTATTTTGCATAAGAATCAGATCTAA